A stretch of Oncorhynchus mykiss isolate Arlee chromosome 12, USDA_OmykA_1.1, whole genome shotgun sequence DNA encodes these proteins:
- the LOC110537950 gene encoding ferritin, middle subunit, with amino-acid sequence MESQIRQNYHHDCEAAINRMINLEMFASYTYTSMAFYFSRDDVALPGFAHFFKENSDEEREHADKLLSFQNKRGGRILLQDIKKPERDEWGNGLEAMQCALQLEKNVNQALLDLHKIASDKVDPHLCDFLETHYLNEQVEAIKKLGDHITNLTKMDAVKNKMAEYLFDKRTLGGQS; translated from the exons ATGGAGTCTCAGATCCGCCAGAACTATCACCACGATTGCGAAGCTGCCATCAACCGGATGATCAACTTGGAGATGTTTGCCTCCTACACCTACACTTCAATG GCTTTCTATTTCTCCCGTGACGACGTGGCTCTGCCTGGGTTCGCGCATTTCTTCAAGGAGAACAGCGACGAGGAGCGGGAGCACGCCGACAAGCTACTCTCCTTCCAGAACAAGCGAGGTGGACGCATTTTACTCCAGGACATCAAG AAGCCAGAACGTGATGAGTGGGGCAATGGGTTGGAGGCCATGCAGTGTGCTCTGCAGCTGGAGAAGAATGTGAACCAGGCCCTGCTGGACCTGCACAAGATTGCCTCTGACAAGGTTGACCCCCAT CTGTGTGACTTCCTGGAGACCCATTACCTGAATGAGCAGGTGGAGGCCATTAAGAAGCTGGGTGACCACATCACCAACCTCACCAAGATGGATGCTGTCAAAAACAAGATGGCAGAGTACCTGTTTGACAAGCGCACCCTGGGAGGCCAGAGCTAA